GAAATCGCcgcagccgccgccgccgccgtcgccgtcgccgtcgccagTTCCTCGCTCTCGCGCTTCGTGGGCGCACTCTCGCGATCCGTTTCGATTCCGGGCGCGCGGGcggaattgttattatcaTAAAAGGGACGATAATTAAAACTCGTACTACCAGGCGAGCCCTTCGCTCTGCATCTGGTGCGGCTCCAGGAACCCGCCGCCCGCGACcccgccaccaccgccgccgccgccgcccggaCCACCGCCGttcccgccgccgccgccgccaccgccgctcGGATTACCCTGCCCTCCACCTGGGAACAAGCGAACGCGCACGGCGTCGATGCCAATTAAGATTTAAATCCCGCAACGCGATGCGACGGACTCAGCCGGCGGCCGGAAGTCCCGTGAAAGTCAGCGAGACAATCCGCCGCCGGcggtttataaatattaacgcGATCTCCGATAGCCGCGCTATGCTTTGTGTATTTCGTTGTTGTTGcaccttttaaataaaaactcacCAACTGCCCTCCAACTGTCACCGACTTTTCTTTTTGTCTTACATGTACATCCGCCGCACGAAGCAGCAGATGAAGGTCTCGATTAACTCTAAGTAgcgataaaaagtttttaagtaACTCAAATAGAATAGATATGGATCGTTTCAAATTTGAAAACGGAAGATAATATCTTGAATATCTTGAGATTCTTGAAAACCTTAAATATCTAGAAAACTCGACATGCATTCAAAATACAGATATCCCTCTACTTGCGATAGTGTTATGGAGTATTTTTTCGGACCATAAACTGAAtagcatttatattataaatagaacattatttcaatatattcaacaaaataattattttattattaaaaaatatataataaacttcaTTATACtctactaatttatttttaaccaatAGCATGGCGGTTATAAGTCTGAAAATTCGTATGTCAAGGTAGTTGTAAGCAGAAGGATATTTGTAATCTGATGCAATGTGTCCTAAATCAATCGATAATTTTGAGGCTcgaatattattactaatatttatacatatgtataatataatgtaaaatgtactgctatatattttaacaagtaCGATAAAAATGTCCGTGTTGCGAAATTCTCAAACTTGGGTTCAGACTGCCAGAAGCCACGTAAAACGCGTTGCTTTATAAGTAACCATGGTTATTAATGCGACTATCGCTAAACTGCACTTTCCTcaacaaattaataacacGCGTGTGTGTGACTTGATTGATACGCCGGTGACAGCCAGATAAGACGCATATGCGTATCTAACGCGCGTTGGAAAACGTGAATTTCAGTACTAGACGTATCGCGAAAGGTCACGCCAGGTGATTGCCAGATCTCAATTATCCGTACGACAGGCTCAGAAGGAAATGACATTCACGCTGCTGTATACTTTGTTGCAGAAAATCCTAACCGGCTAGAAATCCCTCGCGCGTCTTTCGTGCACGAAATAACATCGCAACGGTGTGCGAATAATAGCGCGGCGATGCCGCACGATAAAAATGATACCGCGTGCGAAAGGTTAACAGCAAcgtataattttcatttcaaCGTGAAATGTTGAATGGCGTGAAACAGTTTCGATTCGATACCGCGAACCTAAAGCGCTCCTAATTAACACGACACGGCATGTTTGATGTAACGgaaatgtgtataataaatCGTCACGAATAATCGTCACGAAACGTTTGCAGTATACGTTATATAATCTCTCTTTCCCGGCCATTGATTTGTGCGTACTACCGAAAATcaggttgaaaaaaaaaattaaaacagacgtcaaaataaaactgaatGGAAAACAAACTAATATGTTAAGATATTAAAGtccaatttcaatttaaaaaaaaaaaagtttatgtcTGTAAAGAGATGACTCGGAATATTATCCTTCGGTGCGAGAAGCAGGCCGATCTCCTTCAAGCGCTCGCGAGTTAATGGTTGCCGCCGCATATGCgaaaataacgttaataaatcGGCGCGAGCGTAAACATAAAGTTCCGCTCGCGGGCAGACCCGAGGTAGATCGGCGATCGCGATTCGGTCGATTTTCGGTGGTAATGGCTACAGAGAGGATCTTTCCCTCTTACCTGAAGGTGCCAGGAACTCTCCGGGACTGCCGCCGGTGGGCGCAGGGGGCCCCTGCCCGGGGGGCCCCGTGAGAAATTCCGGAGGGCCGCCCCCCGCGCCTGGAGGTGGGTATTCCCCTGCCACCGCCACTGCGGCTGCCATGCCCGCTAAACTGGCCGGGTCCAGACCTGTCAGAAACAGATTACGTACTGCTCTCAGAGGGGATCTCGTATCCGCTCGGCCATCTCCGAAACCGGCTGTCATAATTATCGCGGGGGCCTACCTACTTGATTCGaggtttattataattacgcgAGATTCCGGGACTAGGCTCTCCGGGCCCCGACTTTCGGTAAAGATCGgctgttttttactttaagtttttatatcaaGTCAAAAgtccattaataaaatagtaggATTTTATGTGGAAATATAAATTCGATTGCAAGTAAAAGGATATAAAAGGTCGGTTAAAAATTTGCGCCACGAGAGAGCCTTCCATAGGAATATTTTCTATCCGCGTTTCAAACGTACAAAACTGAAatctattttactttaaatatagtCAAAAGGCGCCCATAATAACGACAACGATATTGATTCGTGATGGCAGAAGATTCACCTGGATTTCCCGTACCGGCAAAATGCGGTCCATGCGGATGCGGGGGCGGATGCCCGCCGAAGAACTCGTGATGAAAGGCCACCGGGCCGCCGTAGCCGAATTCGAACTTGTCCGGGCCGAAGTACGGGAAACCGGGCGGCGGTCCGTCCTCGCCACCGAGGGCGCCCGGATTCAGGTTCAGCGGAAACCCGCGCATCTTGCGCGAGCCCCCGAAGAAGGGGTTCCTGCCCATCGACGTCAGCTGCTTCAACCTGCGCTCCTTGCTCCTCTTGTTTTGGAACCAGACCTGAAACCAGCGAGCGGGCAGACCGCTTCTTTAATCGCTGAATTATTTAACGATAAtctccttcttctcctccGCCTGCCTTCCATTTTGCACACGGTCGTCTTACAACTATAAATTACTCTAAGAATaggtattaatataatagattttcgaaaattgtaagaaaacaTCGCGCACCCCTTTATTCATTCCCTCTATCGTTTCTTACATTTCGTCActactatattaaattatgatgGTAGTATTCTGAAAGAATGTGGATTTTAAACTGCGTGATATACTTAGGCCATtccatttcatttttttttcttcttttgcaTTCTAGAACACGAGAAAACGtggtaaacaattttttatcggttATACATCGTGAATTAACCGCGGCAATGTGTCGCGAAATTATTATCGTAGTACATAATAAGATGTCGTGTTGAGTGAATTATTCTTCGACAAATGGTTTGTCGAGATGGTTTTTTTTCGACTTGTTTGCGATGCCGAAGGATTTCTAAACGTTGTATCGCTCttaatagtaaatttaaatgCCAGGTGCGTAAGAGCGGTAATGCAAATCATTCTTTTCATAAGCTGGAGAAGTTAATGCTTGAATAGTAAACCTCATAACAAAaactgagagagagagagagagagagagagagagagagagagagagagagagagagagagagagagagagaaagtgaattattattctcattgtaatattaaattattataattatttattattattcaaatatcggTTCTAACACTTGATTAAAGATTTTGCAAGATTTCGTGtctatgtgtaatataaaatcattttcttcATTAGGTTGTAACAAGACGCagagttatttaaaattatcatccAACCATTATCAAGATATTTAACTAAATGATAGTTTCAACGAAGAAACTTttcgctaaaaaaaataagtagatattataatatataaatagagtAAACAAGAAAAGTTTTCCACCTGTATGACTCTCATGGGCAAGCCAGTCTCTTTCGCCAACTGCTCCCTGATGTGTCTGGTGGGCTTCGGGGTCGACGAGAAGGCCGTCTTCAGGATCTCCAATTGTTTCGCCTTTATGGTGGTCCGTGGGCCGCGTCGCTTCGAGCcggcgccgccgtcgccgctgcCACCGCCGGCGCCGCCGTCCGGGCTCTTGTTCTCCGTCTGGCTGTCCCTCGTCTCGGGATCGCCGTCTAGGGAACCTTTAACCGATCGAAGCCGAGTTGCCGCGTCACAATCGTATGATCACCCAGAGCCTATCTCGCGACAGACTCGGCTGCCAGCGAAATTGGTCGCTGCGAGAAGTTCGTGTCTTTCACGATAGCAAGTTTCATGTCTGTTCGCTTTAAATACAATGACGGGGGAATCTAATTCTCGAGAAGCTAAAGATGTGTCTTTTCTGACATGACTCGTTttctgttttataaatattccgGATCGAATTATGCTGGTAGTcaacattaacaaaaatacaaaaagaatgGTGAAGTATAaagttctaaaaatttagctagattaaaaaataatgttggaccataaaaataattgtgcagGATTCAAATTGGTTGTCAGACTGTCAAAACCTTTTTCAGCCATGCTCATCATTTCCGTAGAGCATTccacgtaattattttgatggttcagcaaaattattttcaaatttttatctatatacatagagcctaatttttagatattacaGCGTAAAACCGTTCTTCCGAATACGCAaagaataatcttttttaaaatataacttcaactatataatataaatatataattaagtttttctgtaaaataaattaaatggtAAAAATAAGTCGATAATCGCTAGATTTCTAAATTTCATCCAGATTGAAATAAtggttttaaatttgtatccTCAAACCCTCAATTTTTAACAGAGAGAGACGAGGCTGTCATTCGTACACGATTTATTGAGACAAGCTGTAAAGGTATCAGCGTCCGGGAAAAAAAAGGCTGACACAATATTTTCAGCGTTACACCGCACGTTTGTTATTACCCAGTCGTCGATGGCCGAGGGATATAGTCGGTTTCTTAATCCCGAACTATGCGTATCCGTTGACGCGTGACTCGTCGGTAACCCAGAAATGACTTGTCATCCTCAGACACGAGTCATCATTGCGTTACGGGAGTTTCTAAGCGACGCCCGTCGAGTTGCGATCTCTCGTACCGCAGCGTTGCTGAggttaaatttcaaaaaaacgCGTTGTCGATCGGGAGAATCAGAAATCTATCGCGTGTACACGCACCTACCGGGTGTCTCCATGAGTACCATAAAGGCAACGTCTATCTCAATAGCGAGACAATTGTCTTGTCTTTGACGTAAGAAAATCTTAACAAATTTCAACAACACGCGACGATATTGCCCATTTTTTagggaataatttttatcttgtacATAATTCgtaaattactaaatttttatccgAAGTTGAGAAatcaaaattgttgaaaatcaATGGACGTTTCGAGGGACTTGGTGCAAACGATGGCTTTTCGACAAACGCGCGTGAAGGGATAATCGACCATAGATTCGTCTAGGTAATCATGGCTGAGAGAAGCCACGCGGTAGGTCTGGGACACCCCGTGTATCCCGGTATCTTCATCGGCCGGATCGAGGTAACAACAATCGGAGCCAATCCCCCGGAAGCGATGCGAAACCCCCATCGGATTATCGTGGCTGCTGCCGCGCGCGCACGCTGAAAGCCGTACCCCGCCATATATACGCGTGCACATCGCGCAGTGCCAccatacacgcacgcacgcacacgcacgcgtgtatatatgtatatatatatataagtcccCGACTCTCCATGGTAATCTATATACactatacgtatatatgtataccgGGTAAGGTCTTAACCGCGGGACAAAGAAAATGTTTGGACAGTGTCACACCGCACAACCGGGGGCCACCCCTCGTGAAGACGTCCGCTCCCTCCCTCCGTTCCTCCCCGGTTGGTGGGCAACGAGGAGCTTGTGCTGGTTGTATGAAACCCGTGCGAGGGTGAGGCTAGGTGGTGTATGGCTAAAGGACCGATTGTTGTGTGCGCGATAAAAGAGCAGGAGCAGCGGTATAATGGCTCGAGACTGCTCCTAGCGACGCCCTCAGCGATTCGTGACGTCGTCGCGACGCCGCGAACTCGTGCTCACGGGATCTCCAAGGACGACGCCGAGCTCAAAGGGTGGCCCGATCAAGCCGCTAATCGATTACTCTTGATCGAGTTTCGCGGGGTTACTGTGGGGTCACTTATGGCGCGTGTGAATATAGTCCTCGTTCGTTTGCAATTCGCTGATATGTGAGCGCACATACGTAATACATGCGGAATGTCTAATCACTGTAATCGAGATGACAGCTTAGATATTTCACGCGTGCACTTTGGCCTTTTCGCTTGGTCGCGCGATATTGACTTTCGTTTATATTACGATCCTTCGCTAGTTTTCTTTTCGCGAGATTTATCTTTCGTCTTTCGTGTTtagtataataaagatattttctcgTTTTATTCAGAGGCAGTTTGCGCTGCATAAAACTGTCTATATGTATCTCctaaaaatatgtatctcCACTCCaccagaaaataatttatatcgctTACATATATTGCTTGCAAATGCGTTTAAAAAGATTAGGGAGGACCGTAAAGTAACTCACAAGGAAATATTTACCAGCACCTATCAAagtcggtttttttttttttcaaaaaacactaatagaattttattttatcaaagtaatagaatttataatcCAACAAGTTTCTCACTCATCGGAATAATCGATTTAACTTAATACGAGAATCTTTATACACACATTACGCGCGCACAATTCTACCGAGATAATTCTCATGAATAATACTTTTTCCAAGAGGGAATTACGCGAGAGAGAAACTTCTTTGTCTACCCTATCGTCGCCGCCGTTATTTCATTGTTTTGTCTTCAGCAAGTGAGCCAGGACTTACCTTGATCCTCGGAGTCTTCCTGCTTGCAGGGGTCGCTACCGAGAGGTAGTTCGCCGCCGTGGCCGACGGTCTGGTCGCCAGTACCACCCGGACCAATATTGTGGGAACCGAGATGAGCACCGCGAACGGCTGGATCGTGATGGTGATGGTGGGCACTACCGTCTTCGTCCTCGTCTTCCGATCCCGAGCCCATCAACGAGTCTCCGCCTGCCGACAGGTTGGACGGTTCTGCTCGTGAACGACGCGAGACACCGGCCTTTTTAATAACATCGACCAACGAACTGCCGATTTCGAAAATAACGATCGCAACAGCGCATTTACATGCACGGAAGAAAAAGATTAGTTATAGGTAGCTGCAGCATCAGGAATCTGTGTAGGGTGGCTAAATTGTAGTTGTATACAACTGAAATTtaaataccacatatacaAATTCGTGCTGCTGtaactaatcttttttttcttatgcgTATCGTCGTGATTCGCTCATTTGCACAGAAATTAACGAGATGTCTTAATCGTCAACAAGATACttcaaacaataataaagTTGCATGcactgttaaatattaaagaatcaaatttaaactaattttttgtgtaattaaataacaatttattatttccatgtagttaaaaaaacaatctcATCTAATCAAcagttttgtaattaaattgtctagttttaaaataaataaatactatattaataatgctGTATACtcctaataaataaataataaagtaatttgagccaaatttaataattctagaGTTAAATAGTTTAATCTCATTGTTTTAGTTAAATGACATATTTAACagtttaataaacaatgaGGAATTTAACAGTACATTATGTTATTGTATTAGAAGTTAAATTGTGAGAC
This genomic window from Monomorium pharaonis isolate MP-MQ-018 chromosome 8, ASM1337386v2, whole genome shotgun sequence contains:
- the LOC105835245 gene encoding LIM/homeobox protein Lhx5 isoform X1, which codes for MYQIESFVGAPKKFARFILERRSWEGDGKKDRLFLKERDILNASLYDCTERHVRKILGAEVRRRRVMCSLLISTGRRGLAMLLSCAGCEKPIMDQYLLNVLDRAWHVECVRCFDCRAALQDKCFSREAKLFCRNDFFRRYGTKCGGCLQGINPQDLVRKARDKVFHLNCFTCLVCRKQMSTGEELYVLDDNKFVCKQDYLSGKPLPDTHHVHGHHEPSNLSAGGDSLMGSGSEDEDEDGSAHHHHHDPAVRGAHLGSHNIGPGGTGDQTVGHGGELPLGSDPCKQEDSEDQGSLDGDPETRDSQTENKSPDGGAGGGSGDGGAGSKRRGPRTTIKAKQLEILKTAFSSTPKPTRHIREQLAKETGLPMRVIQVWFQNKRSKERRLKQLTSMGRNPFFGGSRKMRGFPLNLNPGALGGEDGPPPGFPYFGPDKFEFGYGGPVAFHHEFFGGHPPPHPHGPHFAGTGNPVRNLFLTGLDPASLAGMAAAVAVAGEYPPPGAGGGPPEFLTGPPGQGPPAPTGGSPGEFLAPSGGGQGNPSGGGGGGGGNGGGPGGGGGGGGGVAGGGFLEPHQMQSEGLAW
- the LOC105835245 gene encoding LIM/homeobox protein Lhx5 isoform X4; the encoded protein is MGKEEEEEKEERQQEANEEEEYLEDTSGDDGASGRRGLAMLLSCAGCEKPIMDQYLLNVLDRAWHVECVRCFDCRAALQDKCFSREAKLFCRNDFFRRYGTKCGGCLQGINPQDLVRKARDKVFHLNCFTCLVCRKQMSTGEELYVLDDNKFVCKQDYLSGKPLPDTHHVHGHHGGDSLMGSGSEDEDEDGSAHHHHHDPAVRGAHLGSHNIGPGGTGDQTVGHGGELPLGSDPCKQEDSEDQGSLDGDPETRDSQTENKSPDGGAGGGSGDGGAGSKRRGPRTTIKAKQLEILKTAFSSTPKPTRHIREQLAKETGLPMRVIQVWFQNKRSKERRLKQLTSMGRNPFFGGSRKMRGFPLNLNPGALGGEDGPPPGFPYFGPDKFEFGYGGPVAFHHEFFGGHPPPHPHGPHFAGTGNPVRNLFLTGLDPASLAGMAAAVAVAGEYPPPGAGGGPPEFLTGPPGQGPPAPTGGSPGEFLAPSGGGQGNPSGGGGGGGGNGGGPGGGGGGGGGVAGGGFLEPHQMQSEGLAW
- the LOC105835245 gene encoding LIM/homeobox protein Lhx5 isoform X8; this translates as MGKEEEEEKEERQQEANEEEEYLEDTSGDDGASGRRGLAMLLSCAGCEKPIMDQYLLNVLDRAWHVECVRCFDCRAALQDKCFSREAKLFCRNDFFRRYGTKCGGCLQGINPQDLVRKARDKVFHLNCFTCLVCRKQMSTGEELYVLDDNKFVCKQDYLSGKPLPDTHHVHGHHEPSNLSAGGDSLMGSGSEDEDEDGSAHHHHHDPAVRGAHLGSHNIGPGGTGDQTVGHGGELPLGSDPCKQEDSEDQGSLDGDPETRDSQTENKSPDGGAGGGSGDGGAGSKRRGPRTTIKAKQLEILKTAFSSTPKPTRHIREQLAKETGLPMRVIQVWFQNKRSKERRLKQLTSMGRNPFFGGSRKMRGFPLNLNPGALGGEDGPPPGFPYFGPDKFEFGYGGPVAFHHEFFGGHPPPHPHGPHFAGTGNPVRNLFLTGLDPASLAGMAAAVAVAGEYPPPGAGGGPPEFLTGPPGQGPPAPTGGSPGEFLAPSGWASDVV
- the LOC105835245 gene encoding LIM/homeobox protein Lhx5 isoform X5; the protein is MGKEEEEEKEERQQEANEEEEYLEDTSGDDGASGRRGLAMLLSCAGCEKPIMDQYLLNVLDRAWHVECVRCFDCRAALQDKCFSREAKLFCRNDFFRRYGTKCGGCLQGINPQDLVRKARDKVFHLNCFTCLVCRKQMSTGEELYVLDDNKFVCKQDYLSGKPLPDTHHVHGHHEPSNLSAGGDSLMGSGSEDEDEDGSAHHHHHDPAVRGAHLGSHNIGPGGTGDQTVGHGGELPLGSDPCKQEDSEDQGSLDGDPETRDSQTENKSPDGGAGGGSGDGGAGSKRRGPRTTIKAKQLEILKTAFSSTPKPTRHIREQLAKETGLPMRVIQVWFQNKRSKERRLKQLTSMGRNPFFGGSRKMRGFPLNLNPGALGGEDGPPPGFPYFGPDKFEFGYGGPVAFHHEFFGGHPPPHPHGPHFAGLDPASLAGMAAAVAVAGEYPPPGAGGGPPEFLTGPPGQGPPAPTGGSPGEFLAPSGGGQGNPSGGGGGGGGNGGGPGGGGGGGGGVAGGGFLEPHQMQSEGLAW
- the LOC105835245 gene encoding LIM/homeobox protein Lhx5 isoform X3, translating into MGKEEEEEKEERQQEANEEEEYLEDTSGDDGASGRRGLAMLLSCAGCEKPIMDQYLLNVLDRAWHVECVRCFDCRAALQDKCFSREAKLFCRNDFFRRYGTKCGGCLQGINPQDLVRKARDKVFHLNCFTCLVCRKQMSTGEELYVLDDNKFVCKQDYLSGKPLPDTHHVHGHHEPSNLSAGGDSLMGSGSEDEDEDGSAHHHHHDPAVRGAHLGSHNIGPGGTGDQTVGHGGELPLGSDPCKQEDSEDQGSLDGDPETRDSQTENKSPDGGAGGGSGDGGAGSKRRGPRTTIKAKQLEILKTAFSSTPKPTRHIREQLAKETGLPMRVIQVWFQNKRSKERRLKQLTSMGRNPFFGGSRKMRGFPLNLNPGALGGEDGPPPGFPYFGPDKFEFGYGGPVAFHHEFFGGHPPPHPHGPHFAGTGNPGLDPASLAGMAAAVAVAGEYPPPGAGGGPPEFLTGPPGQGPPAPTGGSPGEFLAPSGGGQGNPSGGGGGGGGNGGGPGGGGGGGGGVAGGGFLEPHQMQSEGLAW
- the LOC105835245 gene encoding LIM/homeobox protein Lhx5 isoform X2 translates to MGKEEEEEKEERQQEANEEEEYLEDTSGDDGASGRRGLAMLLSCAGCEKPIMDQYLLNVLDRAWHVECVRCFDCRAALQDKCFSREAKLFCRNDFFRRYGTKCGGCLQGINPQDLVRKARDKVFHLNCFTCLVCRKQMSTGEELYVLDDNKFVCKQDYLSGKPLPDTHHVHGHHEPSNLSAGGDSLMGSGSEDEDEDGSAHHHHHDPAVRGAHLGSHNIGPGGTGDQTVGHGGELPLGSDPCKQEDSEDQGSLDGDPETRDSQTENKSPDGGAGGGSGDGGAGSKRRGPRTTIKAKQLEILKTAFSSTPKPTRHIREQLAKETGLPMRVIQVWFQNKRSKERRLKQLTSMGRNPFFGGSRKMRGFPLNLNPGALGGEDGPPPGFPYFGPDKFEFGYGGPVAFHHEFFGGHPPPHPHGPHFAGTGNPVRNLFLTGLDPASLAGMAAAVAVAGEYPPPGAGGGPPEFLTGPPGQGPPAPTGGSPGEFLAPSGGGQGNPSGGGGGGGGNGGGPGGGGGGGGGVAGGGFLEPHQMQSEGLAW
- the LOC105835245 gene encoding LIM/homeobox protein Lhx5 isoform X7, translated to MLLSCAGCEKPIMDQYLLNVLDRAWHVECVRCFDCRAALQDKCFSREAKLFCRNDFFRRYGTKCGGCLQGINPQDLVRKARDKVFHLNCFTCLVCRKQMSTGEELYVLDDNKFVCKQDYLSGKPLPDTHHVHGHHEPSNLSAGGDSLMGSGSEDEDEDGSAHHHHHDPAVRGAHLGSHNIGPGGTGDQTVGHGGELPLGSDPCKQEDSEDQGSLDGDPETRDSQTENKSPDGGAGGGSGDGGAGSKRRGPRTTIKAKQLEILKTAFSSTPKPTRHIREQLAKETGLPMRVIQVWFQNKRSKERRLKQLTSMGRNPFFGGSRKMRGFPLNLNPGALGGEDGPPPGFPYFGPDKFEFGYGGPVAFHHEFFGGHPPPHPHGPHFAGTGNPVRNLFLTGLDPASLAGMAAAVAVAGEYPPPGAGGGPPEFLTGPPGQGPPAPTGGSPGEFLAPSGGGQGNPSGGGGGGGGNGGGPGGGGGGGGGVAGGGFLEPHQMQSEGLAW
- the LOC105835245 gene encoding LIM/homeobox protein Lhx5 isoform X6, translated to MFEAPGRRGLAMLLSCAGCEKPIMDQYLLNVLDRAWHVECVRCFDCRAALQDKCFSREAKLFCRNDFFRRYGTKCGGCLQGINPQDLVRKARDKVFHLNCFTCLVCRKQMSTGEELYVLDDNKFVCKQDYLSGKPLPDTHHVHGHHEPSNLSAGGDSLMGSGSEDEDEDGSAHHHHHDPAVRGAHLGSHNIGPGGTGDQTVGHGGELPLGSDPCKQEDSEDQGSLDGDPETRDSQTENKSPDGGAGGGSGDGGAGSKRRGPRTTIKAKQLEILKTAFSSTPKPTRHIREQLAKETGLPMRVIQVWFQNKRSKERRLKQLTSMGRNPFFGGSRKMRGFPLNLNPGALGGEDGPPPGFPYFGPDKFEFGYGGPVAFHHEFFGGHPPPHPHGPHFAGTGNPVRNLFLTGLDPASLAGMAAAVAVAGEYPPPGAGGGPPEFLTGPPGQGPPAPTGGSPGEFLAPSGGGQGNPSGGGGGGGGNGGGPGGGGGGGGGVAGGGFLEPHQMQSEGLAW